In one window of Brassica napus cultivar Da-Ae unplaced genomic scaffold, Da-Ae ScsIHWf_3074;HRSCAF=3885, whole genome shotgun sequence DNA:
- the LOC125603045 gene encoding sister chromatid cohesion protein PDS5 homolog C-like: MSKELEKRLLEAGKALLLLPSSVDTLLHLLDKLFICLVEVEQSPPSSIQEALSPLKKALVDERLFKHWNVHVRVHVASCFIQVTRINAPTAPYVDEQMREVLKLIVSSFEHLDDKSSLSYTKSTSILNTVAKYDVSYLMLDPVYDALCIEMFQHFLKALRDDHPVEVFSDMENIMTHVLKESDDLPPKLLAPILHYVNETDEVMHPSIHSFLVLFQQPIYACIFCF; encoded by the exons ATGTCTAAAGAGCTCGAGAAGCGCCTTCTGGAAGCTGGCaaagctcttcttcttctaccgTCTTCTGTTGATACGCTTCTTCACCTTCTCGAC AAACTGTTCATCTGCTTGGTAGAGGTGGAACAGTCACCTCCTAGCTCGATTCAGGAAGCACTCTCTCCGTTGAAGAAAGCATTAGTCGATGAAAGACTCTTCAAGCATTGGAATGTCCATGTGAGAGTCCATGTCGCTTCCTGCTTCATCCAGGTTACGAGAATAAATGCTCCCACTGCTCCATATGTTGACGAACAGATGAGG GAAGTATTGAAGTTAATTGTATCATCATTTGAACATCTAGATGACAAAAGTAGTCTCTCCTATACCAAAAGCACTTCCATCCTTAACACTGTGGCTAAGTACGATGTCTCTTATCTGATGTTGGATCCTGTGTATGATGCACTCTGTATTGAGATGTTCCAGCATTTTCTCAAGGCCTTAAG GGATGATCATCCAGTGGAAGTATTTTCGGATATGGAGAACATTATGACCCATGTTTTAAAAGAAAGCGATGATTTGCCTCCAAAGTTGCTTGCACCAATTCTGCATTATGTCAACGAGACTGATGAGGTCATGCATCCATCCATCCATAGCTTCTTAGTCTTGTTTCAGCAACCAATATATGCATGCATCTTTTGTTTTTAA